In Methanobacterium paludis, the following proteins share a genomic window:
- a CDS encoding DUF169 domain-containing protein produces the protein MSYKEQADVFKKTFELKYEPMAISFTNEEISSGRYEKTQICRALKLAAEGESFIIDEEVSTCPGGSQFCGFIEPHTGKQKRRLQKFLTKGEKLTSSIVSFERMRKLAVPPATDLADRIVICPLDKAEIRPDMILFLCNAEQACRLITLDTYWDGISPKQQIIGALCYSAIVYTTMSGNTNMTMGDWTARSHQGFEPDVIFLSVPYERIHNLIAAIPHCSAGDAEAHIPKEFQAD, from the coding sequence ATGAGCTATAAAGAACAGGCGGATGTTTTTAAAAAGACCTTTGAATTAAAATACGAGCCTATGGCTATTTCATTTACGAATGAAGAAATTTCAAGTGGTAGATATGAAAAAACTCAAATTTGTAGAGCATTGAAACTTGCAGCTGAAGGAGAAAGCTTTATAATTGATGAAGAAGTTTCTACATGCCCCGGCGGCAGCCAATTTTGTGGTTTCATCGAACCTCATACCGGAAAACAAAAAAGAAGGTTACAAAAGTTCCTAACTAAAGGTGAGAAACTTACAAGCTCAATTGTTAGTTTTGAGAGAATGAGAAAATTAGCAGTACCACCAGCCACTGATTTAGCTGATAGAATTGTAATATGCCCCTTAGATAAAGCAGAAATACGTCCAGACATGATTTTATTTTTATGCAATGCTGAACAAGCCTGCCGCCTTATAACACTAGACACATACTGGGATGGAATATCACCAAAACAGCAAATTATAGGTGCATTATGTTATTCAGCAATAGTATATACTACAATGAGTGGAAATACAAACATGACCATGGGAGATTGGACTGCAAGAAGTCATCAGGGGTTTGAACCGGATGTTATCTTCCTATCCGTACCCTATGAACGTATACATAATTTAATAGCAGCTATACCTCATTGTTCTGCAGGAGATGCTGAAGCACATATACCTAAAGAATTCCAAGCAGATTAA
- a CDS encoding tetratricopeptide repeat protein: MDPELMYMMLMMMSNRNILKNFKDISHLFELGHYYGENKDYKRAIDVFDKIIQLTQDPKAWFYKGLALQNLKKIDEAIKCYDNAIKTDPNYSKALNNKGTLLTKISEYDKAIKCFDKALKIDPDYAEVHNNKGLALGYLGRYEEAIKSFNKAINYEPKNIIFLYNKGELLRNLKRYEEAIESYDRIINIKNDFFDAILNKGISLAHLEKYDESIEYFDKLIELNPNSPFIHIVYSNKGLSLGNLERYEEAIKYLDKSIELNSENAEAWFNKGVIFETLGKYDEAIEYYEKALEIAPDLALSYHRISEILRILGKYEEAIKYQDKSIALDSKNAEFWFSKGLSLSDLGRFEESINPFDKALNINPNFSDAYSAKCASLRNLRKNEDALNCINTAIEFNPNSPELWFNKGLSLIDLKRYEESIRCFNEAVTLNHKFALAYNSKGFSLNHLDKFNEAIKCFNRALNIDSTLETAFNNKGISHLALGQYEKALECFNEALRINPYFTEVYVNKGSALGNMEEYNEEIECYDKALELNQYIFEAWYNKGSALSNLGKYNESINCFNQSIEINPNYGEVYNNKGVSFENLGKFNHAIKCFDKALELDSTLFITHVNKGLVLAKIGKYERGIESCNNALKIQSDFAEAYMGKGIIFLTLHKYNDAKYELKIAENIFNEKNELKQAKEAYNYKLLTVNSSNLISELEKLEMEFISCLHFENLDDFRKDVFNVFKGINALLNKSEKVEIPKDLNEFLVNKKICFQFLLDALSFKRVDLERLYNTKMVFENWNIYSVITVNYIDTFIRFLSTYNSEDITLNDEKNLLKILIPLKGISLDSIFSSNLQFFQDKIIEGIETKIKGKTIQKPHLMEKIDKKTATFEYINIDETQKESVRVALVQLDFSLTDKFPYVIEDENKIKEKIFSALKTAKECEVDILCFPELSFCDEWVEIVKKEYNDGMVVCGSFYDENNRNICKIIIDGKEYPIAKCNPAIMEEKNGTGMESGNTINIFQTKYGKIVVFICIDFDRYFFPHINDLNLDFVINPRLDIDKEHRFHKKADIIIDKDDGSREYAFMLQTNAYKTKWGTRNGGGGTAIIGYEHIHRIEKNINWGMRPKKGVKYNLYEVKGELMLITDLKIGPETGRRSKFINWYKYESNQWKALDDNQIWD; this comes from the coding sequence ACGTGCAATAGATGTTTTTGATAAAATAATCCAATTGACTCAAGATCCTAAAGCATGGTTCTATAAAGGTTTAGCATTACAAAACTTAAAAAAAATAGATGAAGCCATTAAATGTTATGATAATGCTATAAAAACTGATCCTAACTATTCCAAGGCTTTAAATAACAAAGGAACTTTATTAACAAAAATTTCAGAATATGATAAAGCTATTAAATGTTTTGATAAAGCCTTAAAAATAGATCCTGATTATGCGGAAGTACATAATAATAAAGGTTTAGCATTAGGATATCTAGGCAGATATGAAGAAGCAATTAAATCGTTTAACAAAGCTATAAATTATGAACCCAAAAATATTATATTTTTATATAATAAAGGAGAATTATTAAGAAATTTAAAGAGATATGAAGAGGCAATTGAGTCATATGATAGGATAATAAACATTAAAAATGATTTTTTTGATGCAATTCTTAATAAAGGTATATCTCTAGCACATTTAGAAAAGTATGATGAATCTATTGAGTATTTTGATAAATTAATTGAATTAAATCCAAATTCTCCTTTTATTCATATCGTGTATAGTAACAAAGGTCTATCTTTAGGAAATCTAGAGAGATACGAAGAGGCAATAAAATATTTAGATAAATCTATTGAATTAAATTCTGAAAATGCTGAGGCATGGTTTAATAAAGGTGTCATTTTTGAGACATTAGGCAAATATGATGAAGCTATTGAATACTACGAAAAAGCATTAGAAATAGCTCCAGATCTTGCATTATCTTATCATAGAATAAGTGAAATATTGAGAATTCTCGGTAAGTACGAAGAAGCAATTAAATATCAAGATAAATCTATTGCATTAGACTCTAAAAATGCTGAATTTTGGTTTAGTAAAGGACTTTCTCTTTCAGATCTGGGAAGGTTTGAGGAATCAATAAATCCATTTGATAAAGCTTTGAATATAAATCCCAATTTTTCTGACGCTTATAGTGCTAAATGTGCATCATTAAGAAATCTCAGAAAAAATGAAGATGCTCTAAATTGCATTAATACAGCAATAGAGTTTAACCCAAATAGTCCAGAACTATGGTTTAATAAAGGATTATCATTAATAGACCTTAAAAGATATGAAGAATCAATCAGATGCTTTAATGAAGCTGTAACTTTAAATCATAAATTTGCTTTAGCTTATAATAGTAAAGGATTCTCATTAAACCATCTTGACAAATTCAATGAAGCAATTAAATGTTTTAATAGGGCTTTGAATATTGATTCAACTCTTGAAACAGCTTTTAATAATAAGGGTATATCTCATTTAGCGTTAGGGCAATATGAAAAGGCTCTTGAATGTTTTAATGAGGCTTTAAGAATAAATCCCTATTTCACAGAGGTATATGTAAATAAAGGTTCAGCATTAGGAAATATGGAAGAATATAATGAAGAAATCGAATGCTACGATAAAGCTTTAGAACTTAATCAATATATATTCGAAGCATGGTATAATAAAGGGTCAGCATTAAGCAATTTAGGTAAATATAATGAATCTATAAACTGTTTTAACCAATCTATTGAAATAAACCCCAATTATGGAGAAGTATACAATAATAAAGGAGTATCTTTCGAAAATCTTGGAAAGTTTAATCATGCAATAAAATGTTTTGATAAAGCCTTGGAACTAGATTCCACTCTTTTTATAACGCATGTTAACAAAGGATTGGTATTAGCTAAGATTGGAAAATATGAAAGAGGAATTGAATCATGTAATAACGCCCTAAAAATCCAATCAGATTTTGCAGAAGCATATATGGGTAAAGGTATCATATTTTTAACCTTACATAAATATAATGATGCCAAATATGAGTTAAAAATCGCTGAAAACATATTTAATGAAAAAAATGAATTAAAGCAAGCGAAAGAAGCTTATAATTATAAATTACTAACAGTTAATTCTTCTAATTTGATTTCAGAATTAGAAAAGTTAGAAATGGAATTTATAAGTTGTTTACATTTCGAAAATTTAGATGATTTTAGAAAGGATGTATTCAACGTTTTTAAAGGAATTAATGCTCTACTTAATAAATCCGAAAAAGTTGAAATACCCAAAGACCTAAATGAATTTCTGGTTAATAAGAAAATCTGTTTTCAATTTCTTTTAGACGCTTTAAGTTTCAAGAGAGTTGATTTAGAAAGATTATATAATACTAAAATGGTATTTGAAAATTGGAATATCTATTCTGTTATTACTGTAAATTATATCGATACATTTATTCGTTTTTTGAGTACTTACAATTCTGAAGATATAACTTTAAATGATGAAAAAAATTTATTAAAAATATTAATTCCTTTAAAAGGTATCAGTTTAGATTCAATATTTTCATCAAATTTACAATTCTTCCAAGATAAAATAATTGAAGGTATAGAAACTAAAATCAAAGGTAAAACTATTCAAAAGCCTCATTTAATGGAAAAAATAGATAAAAAAACTGCTACATTTGAATATATAAATATAGATGAAACACAAAAAGAAAGTGTAAGAGTTGCACTCGTTCAATTGGATTTTTCTTTAACAGATAAATTTCCATATGTTATTGAAGACGAAAATAAAATTAAAGAAAAAATATTTAGTGCACTTAAAACGGCTAAAGAATGTGAAGTAGATATACTATGCTTCCCAGAGCTTAGTTTCTGTGATGAATGGGTTGAAATTGTTAAAAAAGAATATAATGACGGCATGGTCGTATGTGGTAGTTTTTATGATGAAAATAATCGTAATATTTGCAAAATAATTATTGATGGAAAGGAATATCCAATTGCAAAGTGTAATCCTGCCATAATGGAAGAAAAAAATGGAACTGGTATGGAATCAGGTAATACAATTAATATATTCCAAACAAAATACGGAAAGATAGTAGTTTTTATTTGTATAGACTTTGATCGATATTTCTTCCCACACATAAATGATTTAAACTTAGATTTTGTTATTAATCCACGGTTAGATATTGATAAAGAACATAGATTTCACAAAAAAGCAGATATCATAATAGATAAAGATGATGGATCAAGGGAATATGCATTTATGCTACAAACCAACGCATATAAAACTAAATGGGGAACTAGAAACGGTGGTGGTGGAACAGCAATTATTGGTTATGAACATATTCATCGTATTGAAAAAAATATAAATTGGGGTATGAGACCTAAAAAAGGAGTTAAATATAACTTATATGAAGTTAAAGGCGAGTTAATGTTAATAACTGATCTAAAAATTGGTCCCGAAACGGGTAGAAGATCAAAATTTATTAATTGGTATAAATATGAAAGTAATCAATGGAAAGCATTAGATGATAACCAAATATGGGATTGA